The Streptomyces lienomycini sequence GGCCCTGCTGGACTCGACCGTCGTCAACGTCGCGCTGCCCCACATCGGCCGCGACCTCGGCGCGGACCTCGCGGCCCTGCAGTGGACCGTCAACGCCTACATGGTCACGCTGGCCGGGCTGATCCTCCTCGGCGGCGCCCTCGGCGACCGCTTCGGCCGCCGCCGGATCTTCGTCCTGGGCGTGCTGTGGTTCGCCGCCGCGTCCCTGCTGTGCGGTCTCGCCCCGAACGCCGGGGTCCTGATCGCGGCCCGCGCCCTCCAGGGCGTCGGCGGGGCACTCCTCACCCCGGGTTCGCTCGCGCTCATCCAGGCGTCCTTCCACGCCGACGACCGGGGCCGGGCGGTCGGCCTGTGGTCGGGGTTCGGGGGCGTCGGCGCGGCGGTGGGGCCGTTCCTCGGGGGCTGGCTGGTGGACGGCGCCGGCTGGCGCTGGGTGTTCCTGCTCAACGTCCCGCTGGCGCTGCTGTGCGCGCCGATCGCGCTGCGCCACGTACCGGAGTCCTCGGACGAGCGCGCCCACACGCGGTTCGACGTGGCCGGCGCGGTGCTGGGCGCCGCCGCCCTCGCGCTGCTCACCTACGCGCTGATCGAGGCCCGTACGGCGTCCTGGACGGTGGCGCTCAGCGCGGTGGCGGGGCTGGCGGCCGCGGTGGCCTTCGTCGTCGTCGAGCGGCGCGGCAAGGACCCGATGATGCCGCTGGACGTCTTCGCCTCCCGCCAGTTCACGGCGGTCAACGTGGTCACGCTGTGCGTGTACGCGGCCTTCGGCGGCTTCTTCTTCCTCGCCGCGCTGCAGTTCCAGGTCGCCGTCGGCTGGTCGGCCCTGGCCGCCGGTACGGCCCTGCTGCCGACCACCGTCCTGATGCTGCTGCTCTCCGCCCGTTCCGGTGAACTCGCCGAGCGTCTCGGTCCGCGGCTCCAGCTCACCGTCGGTCCGCTGCTCTGCGCGGCCGGGATGGTCCTGATGCTGCGGGTCGGTCCGGGCGCGTCCTACCTCGCTGACGTGCTGCCCGCCCTGGTGGTGCTCGGCCTCGGCATGGTCACGCTGGTCGCGCCGTTGACGGCGAGCGTGCTGGCCGCCGTGGACACCGCCCGCGCCGGTCTCGCCAGCGGCGTCAACAACGCGGCGGCCCGTGCGGCGGGGCTCGTCGCGGTCGCCGCGCTGCCGCTGCTCACCGGCATGGGGGAGGAGGCGTACCGGTCGCCGCGGGCGTTCGACGACGCGTTCGGACCGGCGATGCTGATCTGCGCGGGCGTCCTGGTGGCGGGTTCCGTGATCGCCTTCACGACGGTCCGACGTCCGGCCCCGGACTGCCCCCGCCCCGAGTGCCGCACCCACGGCTCGGTCCTGACACCCCCGCTGGAGGGGGAGCACACCACGTAGGAGGGCCCCGCTCCCAAGGGGCGCGGGGAACCGCGCACGGAAGGAAACGCGGGGCACCGCCCCGGCCGACGCCCCGGTGACGCCCTCAAGGGGCGCGGGGAACCGGGTGCTCAACCACAGCGCACCCGTACCCGGCAACGCGCCCCACCCCGCCGCACGGGTGGCCCCGCCCGGCCGCCTCCGGCGATACCGCAGACTTGTCCCATGGCCATTCACGAGAACCTCCTCGGGGGACCGCCCCCGACCCACCTCCCCGACG is a genomic window containing:
- a CDS encoding MFS transporter, giving the protein MPDVRLSSPQGKWILLTTVLGSSMALLDSTVVNVALPHIGRDLGADLAALQWTVNAYMVTLAGLILLGGALGDRFGRRRIFVLGVLWFAAASLLCGLAPNAGVLIAARALQGVGGALLTPGSLALIQASFHADDRGRAVGLWSGFGGVGAAVGPFLGGWLVDGAGWRWVFLLNVPLALLCAPIALRHVPESSDERAHTRFDVAGAVLGAAALALLTYALIEARTASWTVALSAVAGLAAAVAFVVVERRGKDPMMPLDVFASRQFTAVNVVTLCVYAAFGGFFFLAALQFQVAVGWSALAAGTALLPTTVLMLLLSARSGELAERLGPRLQLTVGPLLCAAGMVLMLRVGPGASYLADVLPALVVLGLGMVTLVAPLTASVLAAVDTARAGLASGVNNAAARAAGLVAVAALPLLTGMGEEAYRSPRAFDDAFGPAMLICAGVLVAGSVIAFTTVRRPAPDCPRPECRTHGSVLTPPLEGEHTT